From Pseudoleptotrichia goodfellowii, a single genomic window includes:
- a CDS encoding phospho-sugar mutase: protein MEFMEKYEYWLNSDSVDEKDKEELRSLKDNPKEIEDRFFKDLSFGTGGIRGVRGIGTNRINKYVIRKATQGLANYMLKYNEKEAREKGIIIAHDCRIGSREYALNTARVMAANGIKAYIYSDLRSTPELSFGVRYKGCLAGIVVTASHNPPEYNGYKVYWSDGGQIVAPEVTGILEEVNKIKTLEEIKVMCEKEAREKGLIIELDGKIDDDYLSEIKKQTLKTNIPGKENFKIVYTPLHGTGGRPMKRILSDFGYSFEVVKEQIEPDGNFPTVVYANPEEVAAFKLGVKLADEIGAKLVMANDPDADRIGIAVKDDSDNWYYPNGNQMGLLLLQYLLNNKKDIPANAKVITTIVSTPMIDVVAPAKNVGVMKTLTGFKYIGEKIREFETGKLDGSYLFGFEESYGYLIGAHARDKDALVTSMVIAEMAAYYNSIGSSIYKELQKLYKEFGYYLEGIKSVTLKGKDGIEKMTALMSDLRENIKDTLIGKKIKIKRDFDSHKEYNLETGEEKEIKLPKENVLQFVLEDNTYITARPSGTEPKIKFYFSVNADCDEKVKEKLENTMEEFLKILKL, encoded by the coding sequence ATGGAATTTATGGAAAAATACGAATACTGGTTAAATTCAGATTCTGTTGATGAGAAAGACAAAGAGGAATTAAGAAGTTTAAAGGACAATCCTAAAGAAATAGAAGACAGATTCTTTAAGGATTTGAGTTTCGGTACGGGGGGAATAAGAGGAGTAAGGGGAATAGGAACAAACAGAATCAACAAATATGTTATAAGAAAAGCGACTCAGGGGCTTGCAAATTACATGCTTAAATATAATGAAAAAGAAGCTAGGGAAAAAGGTATAATAATAGCTCACGACTGTAGAATAGGTTCGAGAGAATATGCTTTAAATACTGCAAGAGTAATGGCTGCAAACGGTATAAAAGCGTATATTTATTCCGATTTACGTTCCACTCCGGAATTGTCTTTCGGTGTCAGATATAAAGGCTGCCTTGCAGGAATAGTAGTTACTGCGAGTCATAATCCTCCTGAATACAATGGATATAAAGTTTACTGGAGTGATGGAGGTCAAATCGTAGCACCTGAAGTAACAGGAATATTAGAAGAAGTAAATAAAATTAAAACTTTGGAAGAAATAAAAGTCATGTGTGAAAAAGAAGCACGGGAAAAAGGACTTATAATAGAACTTGACGGGAAAATAGATGATGATTACCTTTCTGAAATAAAAAAACAGACTTTAAAAACGAATATTCCGGGAAAAGAAAACTTTAAAATAGTTTATACGCCTTTGCATGGTACAGGCGGAAGACCGATGAAAAGAATATTGTCCGATTTCGGGTACAGTTTTGAAGTAGTAAAAGAGCAGATAGAGCCTGACGGGAATTTTCCTACAGTAGTATATGCCAATCCTGAAGAAGTGGCAGCATTTAAACTTGGAGTAAAATTAGCCGATGAAATAGGAGCAAAACTTGTAATGGCTAATGATCCTGATGCCGACAGAATAGGGATAGCGGTAAAAGACGACAGCGATAACTGGTATTATCCTAATGGAAACCAAATGGGACTGTTATTACTTCAATATTTGTTAAATAATAAAAAAGATATTCCTGCAAATGCAAAAGTGATAACTACAATAGTGTCGACACCTATGATAGATGTTGTGGCACCTGCGAAAAATGTAGGTGTTATGAAAACATTGACAGGATTTAAATACATAGGGGAAAAAATAAGAGAATTTGAAACAGGAAAGCTTGACGGAAGCTATTTATTCGGATTTGAGGAAAGTTACGGATATTTAATAGGAGCTCATGCCAGAGATAAAGATGCGTTGGTAACATCAATGGTAATAGCTGAAATGGCTGCATATTATAATTCGATTGGAAGTTCGATATATAAAGAATTACAAAAATTGTACAAAGAATTCGGATATTATCTTGAAGGAATAAAATCAGTAACATTAAAAGGAAAAGACGGAATAGAAAAAATGACGGCACTAATGTCGGATTTAAGAGAAAACATAAAAGATACGTTGATAGGAAAGAAAATAAAAATCAAAAGAGATTTCGATTCGCATAAAGAGTATAATTTGGAAACGGGAGAAGAAAAAGAAATCAAACTTCCGAAAGAAAATGTATTGCAGTTTGTGTTGGAAGACAATACATATATCACTGCAAGACCTTCGGGAACAGAGCCTAAGATTAAATTTTATTTCAGTGTAAATGCCGATTGCGATGAAAAAGTAAAAGAAAAACTTGAAAATACAATGGAAGAATTTTTGAAAATTTTGAAATTATAA
- a CDS encoding glycoside hydrolase family 16 protein, whose translation MKKILMFITLVSLIGNLGFSANKTNTKFVKEQQTTGPDNRVKVTENTGINPEEQKIEEMNKIQGKIGKKKKESEWKLVWSDEFNTNQLDRTKWNYWENNNPWNSGNYLDENGNLVDQYGFKAKQYYLRDNVKVENGNLVITVKKEENKFVKIDGKDRKILYSSGAIHTKGLFTINEGRIEMRAAMPEGVGVWPAFWTWPENFSPESGKLANGEIDIFEIYGDNLRRVTGTAHALKSDNTYQSFTGSNLRIRKSEDLTKFNDYAVEWNEKEIKWFFNNRMYKKVTFKKIEKYTDNPFVEPHFLMINVALQEKTGEDGNIKFPTEMKVDYVRVYKKN comes from the coding sequence ATGAAAAAAATATTAATGTTTATTACACTTGTATCATTAATAGGAAACCTTGGATTTTCAGCTAATAAAACGAATACTAAGTTTGTGAAAGAGCAGCAGACAACAGGTCCTGATAATAGAGTAAAAGTGACAGAAAATACAGGTATTAATCCTGAAGAACAGAAAATAGAAGAAATGAATAAAATACAGGGAAAAATTGGAAAAAAGAAAAAAGAATCTGAATGGAAATTAGTATGGAGCGATGAATTTAATACGAATCAGCTTGACAGAACAAAATGGAATTATTGGGAAAACAATAATCCCTGGAATTCAGGAAATTATTTGGATGAAAACGGAAATTTGGTAGATCAGTATGGATTTAAAGCAAAACAATATTATTTGAGAGATAATGTAAAAGTAGAAAACGGAAATTTGGTAATAACAGTAAAAAAAGAAGAAAATAAGTTTGTAAAAATAGACGGAAAAGATAGAAAAATATTATACAGTTCCGGTGCGATACATACAAAAGGATTATTTACAATAAATGAGGGAAGAATAGAAATGAGAGCTGCTATGCCTGAAGGTGTAGGAGTTTGGCCTGCATTTTGGACATGGCCTGAAAATTTTTCTCCTGAGTCGGGAAAACTCGCAAATGGAGAAATTGATATTTTTGAAATATATGGAGATAATCTGAGAAGAGTTACAGGAACTGCTCATGCTTTAAAATCTGATAATACTTATCAGTCTTTTACAGGAAGTAATTTGAGAATAAGAAAGTCTGAAGATTTGACAAAATTTAATGATTACGCTGTAGAATGGAATGAGAAAGAGATAAAATGGTTTTTTAATAATAGAATGTATAAAAAAGTTACTTTCAAAAAAATAGAAAAATATACAGATAATCCTTTTGTTGAACCCCATTTTTTAATGATTAATGTTGCTTTACAGGAAAAAACAGGAGAAGACGGGAATATAAAATTTCCTACAGAAATGAAAGTAGATTATGTAAGAGTATATAAAAAAAATTAA
- a CDS encoding DapH/DapD/GlmU-related protein encodes MDRSFYELVKLGKNFIKTKIFFPKARLIRFPFDVRGKRYIRYGKNFTTGVGCRIEAYKFFDYIPEMRIGNNVQINDYVHLACAEMLIIEDDVLIASKVYISDINHGNYSGKNQTDPEERAKERIISTKSVKIRKNVWIGENCTILPGIEIGRNSVIGANSIVTKDIPENCIAVGNPAKVIKRYNQNSKKWERL; translated from the coding sequence ATGGACAGATCTTTTTATGAATTAGTAAAATTAGGAAAAAATTTTATAAAAACAAAAATATTTTTTCCTAAAGCAAGATTAATAAGATTTCCATTTGATGTAAGAGGAAAGAGATATATAAGATATGGTAAGAATTTTACGACAGGAGTAGGCTGCAGAATAGAAGCGTATAAATTTTTTGATTATATTCCTGAAATGAGGATAGGAAATAATGTTCAAATTAACGATTATGTTCATTTAGCTTGTGCGGAAATGCTGATAATAGAAGATGATGTCCTTATAGCAAGTAAAGTATATATTTCTGATATAAATCATGGAAATTATTCTGGAAAAAATCAAACCGATCCGGAAGAAAGAGCAAAAGAAAGAATAATTTCTACAAAATCTGTAAAAATAAGAAAAAACGTATGGATTGGAGAGAATTGTACAATTTTACCGGGAATAGAAATAGGAAGAAATTCTGTCATAGGTGCAAACTCTATAGTAACTAAAGATATTCCTGAAAATTGTATAGCAGTGGGGAATCCTGCTAAAGTAATAAAAAGATACAATCAAAATAGTAAAAAGTGGGAAAGACTATAA
- the rfbD gene encoding dTDP-4-dehydrorhamnose reductase — translation MKILITGADGQLGYDFKKLFDGLGINYIATDYKELDITNTEQLNKFFLKNKNFSHIINCAAYNNVDKAEKDKKVNLLNIEAPKNLAEISKKLNAVFVTYSTDFVFDGKQKIPYNEEDIPAPLSEYGKTKLQGEKEVITTYNKSFIIRTSWLFGVGNNNFCKQVINWSKTKNILKIVDDQISSPTYSKDLAFLSWKLIQTEKFDIYHISNNGEASKYEQAKYILNKIGWGGVLKKGKTKDFDLFAKRPEYSKLSSEKIEKLLGERIPVWQNAIDRFLQEMKEKGEL, via the coding sequence TTGAAAATATTAATAACAGGAGCTGACGGTCAATTAGGATATGATTTTAAAAAGTTATTTGACGGTCTCGGAATAAATTATATAGCAACAGATTATAAAGAATTGGATATAACAAATACAGAGCAATTAAATAAATTTTTCTTAAAAAATAAAAATTTTTCTCATATTATAAATTGTGCAGCTTATAATAATGTAGATAAAGCTGAAAAAGATAAAAAGGTAAATTTGTTAAATATAGAAGCACCTAAAAATTTAGCTGAAATTTCTAAAAAGTTGAATGCAGTTTTTGTTACTTATTCTACAGATTTTGTATTTGACGGAAAGCAAAAAATACCATATAATGAAGAGGATATTCCTGCTCCTTTGTCTGAATACGGAAAAACAAAATTACAAGGCGAAAAGGAGGTTATAACAACTTATAATAAGTCGTTTATAATAAGGACTTCATGGCTCTTCGGAGTAGGGAACAACAATTTTTGCAAACAAGTAATAAATTGGAGTAAAACAAAAAATATATTAAAAATAGTAGATGATCAGATTTCTTCACCTACATATTCCAAAGATCTTGCTTTTCTTTCATGGAAATTAATACAAACAGAAAAATTTGACATATATCATATTTCAAATAATGGAGAAGCAAGTAAATATGAACAGGCAAAATATATTTTAAACAAGATTGGATGGGGAGGAGTTCTTAAAAAAGGAAAGACAAAAGATTTCGATTTGTTTGCTAAAAGACCTGAATATTCCAAATTGTCTTCTGAAAAAATAGAAAAGCTTTTAGGAGAAAGAATACCTGTTTGGCAAAATGCAATAGATAGATTTTTGCAAGAAATGAAAGAAAAGGGAGAATTATAA